A genome region from Phaenicophaeus curvirostris isolate KB17595 chromosome 10, BPBGC_Pcur_1.0, whole genome shotgun sequence includes the following:
- the IWS1 gene encoding protein IWS1 homolog isoform X1, whose translation MDTEYYGGDQSDDGGATPVQDERDSGSDVEDEGNEQHSGSENGSVGHHSENEHSDGEDDGQMGEPHMTDSENEDIPRQKDSDSDNEEPPNHSVSDSDNEAVHGGKDSDSDTEDRPNRHLSDSENEDALNHRASDSENGEPHRDHSSDFENEESRKQPASDSESEEHHKQPASDSESEELHKQPASDSESEELRKPPASDSEGEDVSRHKQEIESEDSDGEDRKEEVQNDSHNSHNEHIKEGFQGSDSEEEAPKRRKISDSDEEEKEEEKTVKRKTAILSDSEDDSEKTPAKKVRILSDVEESDSDAASEKSDKRKKNIVSDSEEEEDERKENAGKKKEEKDLFGSDSESGNEQENLIADIFGESGDEEEEEFTGFNQEDLEEEKGDADMKETADESDSDDNIKRGKHMDFMSDFDMMLQRKKSMSGKRRRNRDGGTFISDADDVVSAMIVKMNEAAEEDRQLNTQKKPALKKLTLLPTVVMHLKKQDLKETFIDSGVMSAIKEWLSPLPDRSLPALKIREELLKILQELPSVSQETLKHSGIGRAVMYLYKHPKESRPNKDMAGKLINEWSRPIFGLTSNYKGMTREEREQRDLEQMPQRRRLSSSGGQTPRRDLEKVLTGEEKALRPGDPGFCARARVPMPSNKDYVVRPKWNVEMESSRFQGTSKKGVSRLDKQMRKFTDIRKKSRSAHAVKISIEGNKMPL comes from the exons AATGAACACAGTGATGGAGAAGATGATGGGCAAATGGGAGAGCCTCATATGACAGACTCTGAAAATGAAGACATCCCAAGGCAAAAAGACAGTGACTCAGATAATGAGGAGCCTCCAAATCACAGTGTAAGTGATTCGGACAACGAAGCAGTTCACGGAGGGAAAGACAGTGATTCTGATACCGAAGATCGTCCAAATCGACATTTAAGTGACTCTGAAAATGAAGATGCCTTAAATCATCGAGCAAGTGACTCTGAAAATGGAGAACCTCACAGGGATCACAGTAGTGATTTTGAAAATGAGGAATCACGCAAGCAGCCGGCCAGCGACTCGGAGAGCGAGGAGCACCACAAGCAGCCGGCCAGCGACTCGGAGAGCGAGGAGCTGCACAAGCAGCCGGCCAGTGACTCGGAGAGCGAGGAACTCCGCAAACCACCCGCTAGTGACTCTGAGGGCGAGGATGTTTCCAGGCACAAACAAGAAATAGAGTCTGAGGATAGTGATGGGGAGGACAGAAAGGAGGAGGTGCAGAATGATTCTCATAATTCACATAATGAACACATAAAGGAAGGATTTCAGGGCTCTGACAGTGAAGAGGAAGCTCCTAAGAGACGAAAAATATCAGACAGcgatgaagaagagaaagaagaggaaaagacagTGAAGAGGAAAACAGCTATCCTTTCAGACAGTGAGGATGACAGTGAGAAAACAC CTGCCAAAAAAGTACGAATCCTTTCTGATGTTGAAGAATCAGATAGTGATGCTGCTTCTGAGAAGTctgacaaaaggaagaaaaatattgtgtCAGATAGCGAGGAAGAAGAAGacgaaagaaaagagaatgctgggaagaaaaaagaagagaaagatctGTTTGGCAGTGACAGTGAATCTGGAAATGAACAAGA GAACCTGATTGCAGATATATTTGGAGAGTCTGgtgatgaggaagaggaggaatttACA GGTTTTAACCAGGAAGAtttggaggaagagaaaggtgaTGCGGACATGAAGGAGACAGCAGATGAATCAGACTCTGACGATAACATCAAAAGAGGGAAGCA CATGGACTTCATGTCAGATTTTGACATGATGCTGCAGCGAAAAAAGAGTATGAGTGGGAAGCGTAGACGGAATCGTGATGGTGGAACTTTTATTAGTGATGCGGACGATGTGGTCAGCGCTATGATTGTGAAGATGAATGAAGCTGCTGAG GAGGATCGACAGCTgaatacacagaagaaaccAGCACTAAAAAAACTAACTTTGCTACCAACTGTAGTGATGCATCTTAAAAA GCAGGACCTCAAAGAAACTTTCATCGATAGTGGTGTTATGTCTGCCATCAAAGAGtggctttctcctcttccagacCGAAGTCTGCCAGCACTAAAGATACGAGAGGAGCTTCTGAAGATCCTGCAAGAG CTGCCCAGTGTGAGCCAGGAGACTCTGAAGCACAGCGGCATTGGACGAGCTGTGATGTACCTCTACAAGCACCCCAAAGAGTCGCGACCTAACAAGGATATGGCAGGGAAGCTAATCA atgaatgGTCTCGACCCATCTTTGGCCTTACCTCAAACTACAAAGGCATGACAAGAGAAGAGAGGGAACAGAGAGATTTGGAACAGATGCCTCAGCGAAGGAGATTGAGCAG ctctggTGGTCAGACCCCTCGcagggacctggagaaggtgTTAACTGGAGAGGAAAA ggctCTTAGACCGGGAGACCCTGGCTTCTGTGCCCGTGCGAGGGTGCCGATGCCCTCCAACAAGGACTATGTGGTCAGACCAAAGTGGAATGTGGAGATGGAGTCCTCCAGG ttcCAGGGGACCTCTAAGAAAGGGGTGAGTCGACTGGACAAACAGATGCGGAAATTCacagatatcaggaaaaaaagcagatcaGCCCATGCAGTGAAAATCAGCATTGAGGGTAATAAGATGCCATTGTGA
- the IWS1 gene encoding protein IWS1 homolog isoform X3 has protein sequence MDTEYYGGDQSDDGGATPVQDERDSGSDVEDEGNEQHSGSENGSVGHHSENEHSDGEDDGQMGEPHMTDSENEDIPRQKDSDSDNEEPPNHSVSDSDNEAVHGGKDSDSDTEDRPNRHLSDSENEDALNHRASDSENGEPHRDHSSDFENEESRKQPASDSESEEHHKQPASDSESEELHKQPASDSESEELRKPPASDSEGEDVSRHKQEIESEDSDGEDRKEEVQNDSHNSHNEHIKEGFQGSDSEEEAPKRRKISDSDEEEKEEEKTVKRKTAILSDSEDDSEKTPAKKVRILSDVEESDSDAASEKSDKRKKNIVSDSEEEEDERKENAGKKKEEKDLFGSDSESGNEQENLIADIFGESGDEEEEEFTGFNQEDLEEEKGDADMKETADESDSDDNIKRGKHMDFMSDFDMMLQRKKSMSGKRRRNRDGGTFISDADDVVSAMIVKMNEAAEEDRQLNTQKKPALKKLTLLPTVVMHLKKQDLKETFIDSGVMSAIKEWLSPLPDRSLPALKIREELLKILQELPSVSQETLKHSGIGRAVMYLYKHPKESRPNKDMAGKLINEWSRPIFGLTSNYKGMTREEREQRDLEQMPQRRRLSSSGGQTPRRDLEKVLTGEEKALRPGDPGFCARARVPMPSNKDYVVRPKWNVEMESSRGTSKKGVSRLDKQMRKFTDIRKKSRSAHAVKISIEGNKMPL, from the exons AATGAACACAGTGATGGAGAAGATGATGGGCAAATGGGAGAGCCTCATATGACAGACTCTGAAAATGAAGACATCCCAAGGCAAAAAGACAGTGACTCAGATAATGAGGAGCCTCCAAATCACAGTGTAAGTGATTCGGACAACGAAGCAGTTCACGGAGGGAAAGACAGTGATTCTGATACCGAAGATCGTCCAAATCGACATTTAAGTGACTCTGAAAATGAAGATGCCTTAAATCATCGAGCAAGTGACTCTGAAAATGGAGAACCTCACAGGGATCACAGTAGTGATTTTGAAAATGAGGAATCACGCAAGCAGCCGGCCAGCGACTCGGAGAGCGAGGAGCACCACAAGCAGCCGGCCAGCGACTCGGAGAGCGAGGAGCTGCACAAGCAGCCGGCCAGTGACTCGGAGAGCGAGGAACTCCGCAAACCACCCGCTAGTGACTCTGAGGGCGAGGATGTTTCCAGGCACAAACAAGAAATAGAGTCTGAGGATAGTGATGGGGAGGACAGAAAGGAGGAGGTGCAGAATGATTCTCATAATTCACATAATGAACACATAAAGGAAGGATTTCAGGGCTCTGACAGTGAAGAGGAAGCTCCTAAGAGACGAAAAATATCAGACAGcgatgaagaagagaaagaagaggaaaagacagTGAAGAGGAAAACAGCTATCCTTTCAGACAGTGAGGATGACAGTGAGAAAACAC CTGCCAAAAAAGTACGAATCCTTTCTGATGTTGAAGAATCAGATAGTGATGCTGCTTCTGAGAAGTctgacaaaaggaagaaaaatattgtgtCAGATAGCGAGGAAGAAGAAGacgaaagaaaagagaatgctgggaagaaaaaagaagagaaagatctGTTTGGCAGTGACAGTGAATCTGGAAATGAACAAGA GAACCTGATTGCAGATATATTTGGAGAGTCTGgtgatgaggaagaggaggaatttACA GGTTTTAACCAGGAAGAtttggaggaagagaaaggtgaTGCGGACATGAAGGAGACAGCAGATGAATCAGACTCTGACGATAACATCAAAAGAGGGAAGCA CATGGACTTCATGTCAGATTTTGACATGATGCTGCAGCGAAAAAAGAGTATGAGTGGGAAGCGTAGACGGAATCGTGATGGTGGAACTTTTATTAGTGATGCGGACGATGTGGTCAGCGCTATGATTGTGAAGATGAATGAAGCTGCTGAG GAGGATCGACAGCTgaatacacagaagaaaccAGCACTAAAAAAACTAACTTTGCTACCAACTGTAGTGATGCATCTTAAAAA GCAGGACCTCAAAGAAACTTTCATCGATAGTGGTGTTATGTCTGCCATCAAAGAGtggctttctcctcttccagacCGAAGTCTGCCAGCACTAAAGATACGAGAGGAGCTTCTGAAGATCCTGCAAGAG CTGCCCAGTGTGAGCCAGGAGACTCTGAAGCACAGCGGCATTGGACGAGCTGTGATGTACCTCTACAAGCACCCCAAAGAGTCGCGACCTAACAAGGATATGGCAGGGAAGCTAATCA atgaatgGTCTCGACCCATCTTTGGCCTTACCTCAAACTACAAAGGCATGACAAGAGAAGAGAGGGAACAGAGAGATTTGGAACAGATGCCTCAGCGAAGGAGATTGAGCAG ctctggTGGTCAGACCCCTCGcagggacctggagaaggtgTTAACTGGAGAGGAAAA ggctCTTAGACCGGGAGACCCTGGCTTCTGTGCCCGTGCGAGGGTGCCGATGCCCTCCAACAAGGACTATGTGGTCAGACCAAAGTGGAATGTGGAGATGGAGTCCTCCAGG GGGACCTCTAAGAAAGGGGTGAGTCGACTGGACAAACAGATGCGGAAATTCacagatatcaggaaaaaaagcagatcaGCCCATGCAGTGAAAATCAGCATTGAGGGTAATAAGATGCCATTGTGA
- the IWS1 gene encoding protein IWS1 homolog isoform X4, which translates to MGEPHMTDSENEDIPRQKDSDSDNEEPPNHSVSDSDNEAVHGGKDSDSDTEDRPNRHLSDSENEDALNHRASDSENGEPHRDHSSDFENEESRKQPASDSESEEHHKQPASDSESEELHKQPASDSESEELRKPPASDSEGEDVSRHKQEIESEDSDGEDRKEEVQNDSHNSHNEHIKEGFQGSDSEEEAPKRRKISDSDEEEKEEEKTVKRKTAILSDSEDDSEKTPAKKVRILSDVEESDSDAASEKSDKRKKNIVSDSEEEEDERKENAGKKKEEKDLFGSDSESGNEQENLIADIFGESGDEEEEEFTGFNQEDLEEEKGDADMKETADESDSDDNIKRGKHMDFMSDFDMMLQRKKSMSGKRRRNRDGGTFISDADDVVSAMIVKMNEAAEEDRQLNTQKKPALKKLTLLPTVVMHLKKQDLKETFIDSGVMSAIKEWLSPLPDRSLPALKIREELLKILQELPSVSQETLKHSGIGRAVMYLYKHPKESRPNKDMAGKLINEWSRPIFGLTSNYKGMTREEREQRDLEQMPQRRRLSSSGGQTPRRDLEKVLTGEEKALRPGDPGFCARARVPMPSNKDYVVRPKWNVEMESSRFQGTSKKGVSRLDKQMRKFTDIRKKSRSAHAVKISIEGNKMPL; encoded by the exons ATGGGAGAGCCTCATATGACAGACTCTGAAAATGAAGACATCCCAAGGCAAAAAGACAGTGACTCAGATAATGAGGAGCCTCCAAATCACAGTGTAAGTGATTCGGACAACGAAGCAGTTCACGGAGGGAAAGACAGTGATTCTGATACCGAAGATCGTCCAAATCGACATTTAAGTGACTCTGAAAATGAAGATGCCTTAAATCATCGAGCAAGTGACTCTGAAAATGGAGAACCTCACAGGGATCACAGTAGTGATTTTGAAAATGAGGAATCACGCAAGCAGCCGGCCAGCGACTCGGAGAGCGAGGAGCACCACAAGCAGCCGGCCAGCGACTCGGAGAGCGAGGAGCTGCACAAGCAGCCGGCCAGTGACTCGGAGAGCGAGGAACTCCGCAAACCACCCGCTAGTGACTCTGAGGGCGAGGATGTTTCCAGGCACAAACAAGAAATAGAGTCTGAGGATAGTGATGGGGAGGACAGAAAGGAGGAGGTGCAGAATGATTCTCATAATTCACATAATGAACACATAAAGGAAGGATTTCAGGGCTCTGACAGTGAAGAGGAAGCTCCTAAGAGACGAAAAATATCAGACAGcgatgaagaagagaaagaagaggaaaagacagTGAAGAGGAAAACAGCTATCCTTTCAGACAGTGAGGATGACAGTGAGAAAACAC CTGCCAAAAAAGTACGAATCCTTTCTGATGTTGAAGAATCAGATAGTGATGCTGCTTCTGAGAAGTctgacaaaaggaagaaaaatattgtgtCAGATAGCGAGGAAGAAGAAGacgaaagaaaagagaatgctgggaagaaaaaagaagagaaagatctGTTTGGCAGTGACAGTGAATCTGGAAATGAACAAGA GAACCTGATTGCAGATATATTTGGAGAGTCTGgtgatgaggaagaggaggaatttACA GGTTTTAACCAGGAAGAtttggaggaagagaaaggtgaTGCGGACATGAAGGAGACAGCAGATGAATCAGACTCTGACGATAACATCAAAAGAGGGAAGCA CATGGACTTCATGTCAGATTTTGACATGATGCTGCAGCGAAAAAAGAGTATGAGTGGGAAGCGTAGACGGAATCGTGATGGTGGAACTTTTATTAGTGATGCGGACGATGTGGTCAGCGCTATGATTGTGAAGATGAATGAAGCTGCTGAG GAGGATCGACAGCTgaatacacagaagaaaccAGCACTAAAAAAACTAACTTTGCTACCAACTGTAGTGATGCATCTTAAAAA GCAGGACCTCAAAGAAACTTTCATCGATAGTGGTGTTATGTCTGCCATCAAAGAGtggctttctcctcttccagacCGAAGTCTGCCAGCACTAAAGATACGAGAGGAGCTTCTGAAGATCCTGCAAGAG CTGCCCAGTGTGAGCCAGGAGACTCTGAAGCACAGCGGCATTGGACGAGCTGTGATGTACCTCTACAAGCACCCCAAAGAGTCGCGACCTAACAAGGATATGGCAGGGAAGCTAATCA atgaatgGTCTCGACCCATCTTTGGCCTTACCTCAAACTACAAAGGCATGACAAGAGAAGAGAGGGAACAGAGAGATTTGGAACAGATGCCTCAGCGAAGGAGATTGAGCAG ctctggTGGTCAGACCCCTCGcagggacctggagaaggtgTTAACTGGAGAGGAAAA ggctCTTAGACCGGGAGACCCTGGCTTCTGTGCCCGTGCGAGGGTGCCGATGCCCTCCAACAAGGACTATGTGGTCAGACCAAAGTGGAATGTGGAGATGGAGTCCTCCAGG ttcCAGGGGACCTCTAAGAAAGGGGTGAGTCGACTGGACAAACAGATGCGGAAATTCacagatatcaggaaaaaaagcagatcaGCCCATGCAGTGAAAATCAGCATTGAGGGTAATAAGATGCCATTGTGA
- the IWS1 gene encoding protein IWS1 homolog isoform X2, translated as MDTEYYGGDQSDDGGATPVQDERDSGSDVEDEGNEQHSGSENGSVGHHSENEHSDGEDDGQMGEPHMTDSENEDIPRQKDSDSDNEEPPNHSVSDSDNEAVHGGKDSDSDTEDRPNRHLSDSENEDALNHRASDSENGEPHRDHSSDFENEESRKQPASDSESEEHHKQPASDSESEELHKQPASDSESEELRKPPASDSEGEDVSRHKQEIESEDSDGEDRKEEVQNDSHNSHNEHIKEGFQGSDSEEEAPKRRKISDSDEEEKEEEKTVKRKTAILSDSEDDSEKTPAKKVRILSDVEESDSDAASEKSDKRKKNIVSDSEEEEDERKENAGKKKEEKDLFGSDSESGNEQENLIADIFGESGDEEEEEFTGFNQEDLEEEKGDADMKETADESDSDDNIKRGKHMDFMSDFDMMLQRKKSMSGKRRRNRDGGTFISDADDVVSAMIVKMNEAAEEDRQLNTQKKPALKKLTLLPTVVMHLKKQDLKETFIDSGVMSAIKEWLSPLPDRSLPALKIREELLKILQELPSVSQETLKHSGIGRAVMYLYKHPKESRPNKDMAGKLINEWSRPIFGLTSNYKGMTREEREQRDLEQMPQRRRLSSSGGQTPRRDLEKVLTGEEKALRPGDPGFCARARVPMPSNKDYVVRPKWNVEMESSRPGTIKRGISRLEKHKRRFAEQKRLSKVHRAIKFSIEGNRMPL; from the exons AATGAACACAGTGATGGAGAAGATGATGGGCAAATGGGAGAGCCTCATATGACAGACTCTGAAAATGAAGACATCCCAAGGCAAAAAGACAGTGACTCAGATAATGAGGAGCCTCCAAATCACAGTGTAAGTGATTCGGACAACGAAGCAGTTCACGGAGGGAAAGACAGTGATTCTGATACCGAAGATCGTCCAAATCGACATTTAAGTGACTCTGAAAATGAAGATGCCTTAAATCATCGAGCAAGTGACTCTGAAAATGGAGAACCTCACAGGGATCACAGTAGTGATTTTGAAAATGAGGAATCACGCAAGCAGCCGGCCAGCGACTCGGAGAGCGAGGAGCACCACAAGCAGCCGGCCAGCGACTCGGAGAGCGAGGAGCTGCACAAGCAGCCGGCCAGTGACTCGGAGAGCGAGGAACTCCGCAAACCACCCGCTAGTGACTCTGAGGGCGAGGATGTTTCCAGGCACAAACAAGAAATAGAGTCTGAGGATAGTGATGGGGAGGACAGAAAGGAGGAGGTGCAGAATGATTCTCATAATTCACATAATGAACACATAAAGGAAGGATTTCAGGGCTCTGACAGTGAAGAGGAAGCTCCTAAGAGACGAAAAATATCAGACAGcgatgaagaagagaaagaagaggaaaagacagTGAAGAGGAAAACAGCTATCCTTTCAGACAGTGAGGATGACAGTGAGAAAACAC CTGCCAAAAAAGTACGAATCCTTTCTGATGTTGAAGAATCAGATAGTGATGCTGCTTCTGAGAAGTctgacaaaaggaagaaaaatattgtgtCAGATAGCGAGGAAGAAGAAGacgaaagaaaagagaatgctgggaagaaaaaagaagagaaagatctGTTTGGCAGTGACAGTGAATCTGGAAATGAACAAGA GAACCTGATTGCAGATATATTTGGAGAGTCTGgtgatgaggaagaggaggaatttACA GGTTTTAACCAGGAAGAtttggaggaagagaaaggtgaTGCGGACATGAAGGAGACAGCAGATGAATCAGACTCTGACGATAACATCAAAAGAGGGAAGCA CATGGACTTCATGTCAGATTTTGACATGATGCTGCAGCGAAAAAAGAGTATGAGTGGGAAGCGTAGACGGAATCGTGATGGTGGAACTTTTATTAGTGATGCGGACGATGTGGTCAGCGCTATGATTGTGAAGATGAATGAAGCTGCTGAG GAGGATCGACAGCTgaatacacagaagaaaccAGCACTAAAAAAACTAACTTTGCTACCAACTGTAGTGATGCATCTTAAAAA GCAGGACCTCAAAGAAACTTTCATCGATAGTGGTGTTATGTCTGCCATCAAAGAGtggctttctcctcttccagacCGAAGTCTGCCAGCACTAAAGATACGAGAGGAGCTTCTGAAGATCCTGCAAGAG CTGCCCAGTGTGAGCCAGGAGACTCTGAAGCACAGCGGCATTGGACGAGCTGTGATGTACCTCTACAAGCACCCCAAAGAGTCGCGACCTAACAAGGATATGGCAGGGAAGCTAATCA atgaatgGTCTCGACCCATCTTTGGCCTTACCTCAAACTACAAAGGCATGACAAGAGAAGAGAGGGAACAGAGAGATTTGGAACAGATGCCTCAGCGAAGGAGATTGAGCAG ctctggTGGTCAGACCCCTCGcagggacctggagaaggtgTTAACTGGAGAGGAAAA ggctCTTAGACCGGGAGACCCTGGCTTCTGTGCCCGTGCGAGGGTGCCGATGCCCTCCAACAAGGACTATGTGGTCAGACCAAAGTGGAATGTGGAGATGGAGTCCTCCAGG CCCGGGACTATTAAGAGAGGTATTAGTCGCTTGGAAAAACACAAGAGACGGTTTGCTGAACAGAAACGACTCAGCAAAGTGCATCGGGCCATCAAGTTCAGCATTGAAGGCAACAGGATGCCCCTGTAG